In Methanothermus fervidus DSM 2088, a single genomic region encodes these proteins:
- a CDS encoding V-type ATPase 116 kDa subunit (COGs: COG1269 H+-ATPase subunit I~InterPro IPR002490~KEGG: mth:MTH960 V-type ATP synthase subunit I~PFAM: V-type ATPase 116 kDa subunit~SPTR: O27041 V-type ATP synthase subunit I~PFAM: V-type ATPase 116kDa subunit family), translated as MLLPARMRKLYIITLKEYAKPMIRALHEEGIVQIEDVSERIERDVQWRRIMKAGEATPEASKVSSLLMRVSGILDFFKIAEPKRGMMDTLKNIINPPIPKKREVKDLSTRGIISKAEKVLNEVESKTKNIEKKLDELDSEEDELKDVLSLSKMLIDFDVDFSEISRFKHVSVIVGKLPAENFERFKKEIKDITEEVVFSATGNEKEKIIFVIVNKNYHNDVFRLLRKLEFEKFDIEKLEGKPKEIVKEVNERLKEIKKEKKELISKIREIKREWENDLLVLRELLEIEKERNEIFSNFGETSNTVLMEAWVPKKKLNKAMKIIQDATDNHCVIEHSKGSKDAPILLDNPSFAKPFEPLLKIYSPPNYHEYDPTIFMAIIFPFFYGFCASGVFTGALVLLTGYILYRGLGKVNKTMKDFGIILIVCGVWALVWGLLTGEFFGDFLPRFLHMELPTVMHNLEPLKNPQNLLILALGVGLAQLILGLVTGAVNNIKRGKWKIALFDQISWLLLIIAAGIVYLGISMKFSLAMYSGIGLFVIALGLIVYEVGLIGLMETFTFLGRWLSYSRLTALCIAGSSCGMAVNILVQMSQGPTIFNYIIMALIFVSGHLAFAMLHALVSFIHSLRLHYVEFFEQFYEGEGREFIPFSAKRIFTKLKK; from the coding sequence ATGTTATTACCAGCAAGAATGAGGAAATTGTACATCATCACTCTTAAAGAATATGCAAAACCAATGATTCGTGCCTTACACGAAGAAGGGATAGTTCAAATAGAAGATGTTTCAGAGAGAATTGAGCGTGATGTACAATGGAGAAGAATTATGAAAGCTGGTGAAGCAACTCCAGAAGCATCTAAAGTATCTTCCTTATTAATGAGAGTTTCTGGAATTCTTGATTTTTTCAAAATTGCAGAACCAAAAAGAGGAATGATGGATACATTAAAAAACATAATAAATCCACCTATACCAAAAAAAAGAGAGGTAAAAGATTTAAGTACAAGGGGAATTATTAGTAAAGCTGAAAAAGTTCTAAATGAAGTTGAATCAAAAACAAAAAACATTGAAAAAAAGTTAGATGAATTAGATTCTGAAGAAGACGAACTTAAAGATGTTTTATCATTGTCAAAGATGTTAATAGATTTTGATGTTGACTTTTCAGAGATTAGTAGATTCAAACATGTGTCTGTCATTGTTGGAAAATTACCTGCAGAGAATTTTGAAAGATTCAAAAAAGAAATAAAAGACATAACTGAAGAAGTTGTATTTTCTGCTACAGGAAATGAGAAAGAAAAAATAATTTTTGTAATTGTGAATAAGAATTATCATAATGACGTGTTTAGGCTTTTAAGAAAATTAGAATTTGAAAAATTTGATATAGAAAAATTGGAAGGGAAACCAAAAGAAATTGTAAAAGAAGTTAATGAGAGGTTAAAAGAAATAAAAAAAGAGAAAAAAGAATTAATTTCAAAAATTAGAGAAATAAAAAGAGAATGGGAAAATGATTTATTAGTTTTAAGAGAATTATTAGAGATTGAAAAAGAAAGAAATGAAATATTCAGTAATTTTGGGGAAACATCAAATACAGTATTGATGGAAGCATGGGTACCCAAAAAGAAACTAAATAAAGCCATGAAGATAATTCAGGATGCTACAGACAATCACTGTGTTATTGAACATTCTAAGGGAAGTAAAGATGCACCAATATTACTTGATAATCCTTCTTTTGCAAAACCATTTGAACCATTGTTAAAAATATATTCTCCACCAAATTATCATGAATATGACCCTACAATTTTCATGGCGATCATATTTCCATTTTTCTATGGGTTCTGTGCTTCTGGAGTTTTTACAGGTGCATTGGTTTTACTGACAGGGTATATACTTTATAGAGGTTTAGGGAAAGTTAATAAAACCATGAAAGATTTTGGTATAATTTTAATAGTTTGTGGAGTATGGGCACTTGTTTGGGGATTGTTGACAGGAGAATTTTTTGGAGACTTTCTACCAAGATTTTTACATATGGAATTACCAACTGTAATGCATAACCTTGAACCACTTAAAAATCCTCAAAATCTTCTCATTTTAGCGCTTGGAGTAGGACTTGCTCAATTAATTTTGGGATTGGTTACAGGAGCTGTTAATAACATAAAGAGAGGTAAATGGAAGATTGCTCTTTTTGATCAAATATCATGGCTCTTGTTAATCATAGCTGCTGGTATAGTATATCTAGGAATTAGCATGAAATTTAGTTTAGCTATGTACTCAGGAATTGGATTGTTTGTTATTGCATTAGGGCTTATAGTGTATGAAGTAGGATTGATTGGTCTCATGGAAACATTTACATTTTTAGGAAGATGGCTTTCATATTCAAGATTGACAGCTTTGTGTATTGCAGGTAGTAGTTGTGGAATGGCAGTGAATATTTTAGTTCAGATGTCACAAGGGCCAACTATATTCAACTACATAATAATGGCATTGATATTTGTTTCAGGACATCTAGCATTTGCAATGCTTCATGCTCTAGTATCATTTATACATTCCCTTCGTTTGCACTATGTGGAATTCTTCGAACAATTTTATGAAGGTGAAGGTAGAGAATTTATACCATTTAGTGCAAAGAGGATATTTACAAAATTAAAGAAATAA
- a CDS encoding H+transporting two-sector ATPase C subunit (InterPro IPR002379: IPR000454~KEGG: mst:Msp_1139 AhaK~PFAM: H+transporting two-sector ATPase C subunit~SPTR: Q2NF83 AhaK~PFAM: ATP synthase subunit C) produces the protein MPALTLGTALTAVGAGLAIGFAGLGAGVGQGVVGSSSVGAIVEDPGSFGKSLLFTALPETHTIFGFIIAIMLIMFSGMMGG, from the coding sequence ATGCCCGCACTAACATTAGGTACTGCACTTACTGCGGTAGGTGCTGGTCTGGCAATAGGTTTTGCAGGTTTAGGAGCTGGAGTAGGACAGGGAGTAGTTGGATCATCCTCAGTTGGAGCAATAGTTGAGGATCCTGGATCATTTGGTAAAAGCCTCCTATTTACAGCTCTACCAGAAACTCACACAATCTTTGGATTCATTATTGCTATAATGTTGATAATGTTTTCAGGAATGATGGGCGGATGA
- a CDS encoding H+transporting two-sector ATPase E subunit (COGs: COG1390 H+-ATPase subunit E~InterPro IPR002842~KEGG: mth:MTH958 ATP synthase, subunit E~PFAM: H+transporting two-sector ATPase E subunit~SPTR: O27039 V-type ATP synthase subunit E~PFAM: ATP synthase (E/31 kDa) subunit), which translates to MAAGVKKIVSTILSEAESRAEEIIKDAEKKKDKIIKEGKEKAKKVKEETLRRLKKEGKMKYRQIISNAKIKARRSELKTREKLIEKSFKIAENKLKEMASKHSEKYKQALINLIERSITEIGGGELQLHLNSRDTEFIKDQIEDISNKVSEKIGKNVKLELGEEINTIGGVIVRTKDGSIEVNNTLEARLSRLKKVLRPEVADILFK; encoded by the coding sequence ATGGCAGCTGGGGTTAAAAAAATAGTTTCAACAATATTATCAGAAGCTGAAAGCAGAGCAGAAGAGATAATAAAAGATGCAGAGAAGAAAAAAGATAAAATAATAAAAGAAGGAAAAGAAAAAGCCAAAAAAGTAAAGGAGGAAACATTAAGAAGGCTTAAAAAAGAAGGTAAAATGAAATACAGACAGATAATTTCCAATGCCAAAATAAAAGCTAGAAGATCAGAGCTAAAAACAAGAGAAAAATTAATAGAGAAGTCATTTAAAATTGCTGAAAATAAATTAAAAGAAATGGCATCCAAACATTCAGAAAAATATAAACAGGCTCTAATCAATTTAATAGAAAGATCAATAACAGAAATTGGCGGTGGAGAATTACAACTACATTTAAACAGCAGAGATACAGAATTTATAAAAGATCAAATAGAAGATATTAGTAATAAAGTTTCAGAAAAGATTGGCAAGAATGTGAAACTAGAATTAGGTGAAGAAATAAACACTATTGGGGGAGTAATAGTAAGAACTAAGGATGGAAGCATAGAAGTTAATAATACATTAGAAGCCAGATTATCAAGATTAAAGAAAGTATTACGTCCTGAAGTAGCAGATATTTTATTTAAATAG